ACCTCTTGTAGAACTAACAAAGGTCATTCCAGTAGGTAAGGTATCGGTTACAATTATGTTTGTAGCTGTGTCTGGGCCGTTATTTTTCACATCAATATTATAGATAACAGAGTTTCCTGTATTGTATTTTGTTTTGTTTGATGTTTTTTTGATGGATAATACTGCCTTGTTCACCTTTATATTTGCAGGCGTAGATATTATCGGTGTTTTTATTTCATTGTTATATGCAGATACTGTGTTTGTAATGGTGTGTCCTTGTGTACCTTTATTCACAGTTGCTGTGAATGATGGAAGGAAATGAAGACCACTAGTTAAACTTGCTAAGTTCCAGGTTACAGTTCGAGTTAAAGCATTGTAATGTCCACCTAGTGTAGAACTCACATAAGTAAGTCCTGATTTTAAGGTATCGGTTACAATTAGATTTTTAGCTGTATCTGGGCCGTTGTTTTTCACATCAATATTGTAGACAACTGAGTCTCCTGCATTGTAGTTTGTTTTATTTGATGTTTTTTTGATGGATAATTTTACATTGTATATGTATAGTGTTGCGGTTTGTGGTGTTATTGGTGTTGGGTTGTAGGTTGCTTGTGTTTCAGATGCAGTATTGGTTTTTGTTGTTCCACCATCATCAGTTATCATAACTCTGTTAAATGTTAGAGTTGCAGATTCACCGTTAGCCAGTGATGGAATAGTCCATATGTTACCGTCATAGGTGCCCATTGATAAACTACCTAATTTGAAACCTGAAGGTATTGCATCGGTCACTTGCACATTTTGAGCAGAGTTGGGTCCATGGTTGGTTAATGTTATGGTGAATATTCCTGTTTGTCCAATATTTACTGGGCCGTTGCTTGTTTTTGTCATGATTACATGTGCTGTTGGGCTTATGGTTAGGTTTGCTGTTTGTGGTGTTATTGGTGTTGGGTTGTAGGTTGTTTGTGTTTCAGAGGCGGTGTTGTGTATTATTCCAACATCACTTCCTGCCATATGTTTGCTTATGGTTAATGTTGCTGTTGCTCCATTTGCCAGTCTAGAAATGGTCCATATTCCAGTTTCACGGTTGTATGTTCCAATTGACGGTGTATAAGTAAAGCCTGTTATGTATGGATCGCTTACTAAGACGTTTGTTGCTTCGTTGGGTCCATTGTTGGTTAGTGTTATGGTAAATGTACCTCTTTGACCAACATGTACTGGGCCGTTACTGGTTTTTGTCATGATTACATGTGCAACGGGGTTTACGACTAAATTTGCGGTCTGTGGTGTTATTGGAGTTGGGTTGAATGTTGTTTGTGTTTCAGATGCTGTGTTGTGTATTGTTCCTACATCAGTTGGAGACATTACCTTGGTTATGGTTAATGTTGCTGTTGCTCCATGTGCCAGTCTTGAAATGGTCCAGATTCCTGTTGCAAAGTTGTATGATCCAGTTGATGGTCTATAAGTAAAGCCTGCTATGTATGGATCGGTTATCAAGACGTTTAATGCTTCGTTGGGTCCATGGTTGGTTAGTGTTATGGTGAATGTACCTGTCTGTCCAACGTGTACTGGGCCGTTGTTTGTTTTTGTCATGATTACATTTGCTGATGGGTTTACGGTTAGGCTTGCGGTTTGTGGTGTTATTGGTGTTGGGTTGTATGTTGTTTGTGTTTCAGATGCTGTGTTGTGGATGATTCCAATGTCATTTGTAGACATTACTTTATTTATGGTTAATGTTGCAGTTGCCCCATTTAACAGTCTTGAAATGGTCCATATTCCTGTTCTAGGGTTGTATGATCCAATTGACGGTGTATAAGTAAAGCCTGCTCTGAATGGATCAGTAACTAAGACATGTGTTGCGTCATTTGGTCCGTTGTTGGTTAGTGTTATTGTAAATGTACCTGTCTGACCAACATGTACTGGGCCGTTACTGGTTTTAGTCATGATTACATGAGCAACCGGGTTTACAGTTAGGCTCGCTGTTTGTGGTGTTATTGGTGTTGGGTTGTATGTTGTTTGTGTTTCAGATGCTGTGTTGTGTATTATTCCTTCCTCGCTTGGTGCCATAGTATGTTTGGTTATGGTTAATGTTGCTGTTGCTCCATTTGCCAGTCTAGAAATGGTCCAGATTCCTGTTGCAAAGTTGTACGATCCAGTTGATGGCAGATAAATAAAGCCTGTTATATATGGATCTCTTACTAAGACGTTTGTTGCATCGTTGGGTCCGTTGTTGGTTAGTGTTATGGTAAATGTACCTGTCTCTCCTACATGTACTGGGCCGTTGCTTGTTTTTGTCATGACTACATGTGCAACTGGGTTTACGGTTAAACTTGCGGTCTGTGGTGTTATTGGTGATGGGTTGTAGGTATCTTGTGTTTCATATGCTATGTTGTGTATTGTTCCTACATCAGTTGGAGACATTACCTTGCTTATGGTTAATGTTGCTGTTGCTCTATTTGCCAGTTTGTCTATGCACCATATTCCTGTAGCACGGTCGTATGATCCAATTGACGGTGTATAAGTAAAGCCTGCTCGGAACGGATCTCTTACCAAGACAAATGTTGCATCATTGGGTCCATTGTTTTTTAATGTTATGGTAAATGTACCTGTCTGTCCAACATGTACTGAGCCATTACTAGTTTTGGTCATGCTTATTTCTGCAGCAGTTCTGGTTTTTATAAGTGAAGTTTGTCTTGTTATTGGTTTTGGATTGTGCGTAAATTGTGATTCAGTTACATTGTCGTACCAATTGAATTTTAAATCTTCTTTGTTCATAATTCTGTATGCGGTTAATGTAACTGTTTCTCCATTTTTCAGTTGAAATACGGTCCATCTATGATGGAAAATATCGTAACATCCCTCTGATAGTTCATGTATAAAGTCTGGTAAAAGATTGTGTTCTTGAACTATTATTCTATATGCAATGTCAGGTCCGTAGTTGGTTAGTGTTACGATGAATTGTCCTATTCCGCCAACATGTGCGGGGGAGTTACTCTTAATGGACATTACAACTCTTGCTTGTGGTTTAATGTAAATTTCTGTAGTTACTTGTTGATGATCTACTGTTGCACTCACATTTTGTGCATTAGGGTCGTTTGCTGTAAAGACTATAGTTGAAACACCACCAACAGTGGTTCGTGTAAATGGTTCTGTAAGACGTCCATATGTACCATTGATCAGACTGAAAGTTACTGTAGTTCCATTTGGAACAGTTCCAGGTGCTAAGTTGATCTTGTTATCTTTTCGATTGTCTCTTGTGAAGTAAGCTGTTACAGTTGAATTATTTCCATTGTATATGGGACTATTACATTTTATCCTTAGATACAGGTAAGGATTCCATGAAACATGTTGTTTACCAGAACTCTCATATTGTTCAAATATATCCTTAGGATAATTGGATCAAGAATTTGGCGTACATAGTTTGGACTATTGGTTCCCCACCAGTTGTGAATAGCATTAACATAGACATGATTTACTACGTGTAATCCCCATTTTCCATTGTCCACTATACTGTTGTAATGGATATTGAGTTTATTACTGTTTGAGTTGTCTTTTGAAGATCTATCTATATGTATTCCATCCTCAGAATTGTTTCTAATGTTATTACTGGTAATTACCGGATTACCACCATTTATCCAAATACCATCACCATTACGAGTACCATGGCCGTTGTTGTGTATGTTGTTGTTTGATATAACAGCATTTCCACCCTTAATGTAGATGCCTCTCCAAAAATTACCATATATGTTGTTACCTGTGATGGTTGGGTTTCCGCTTTCAACAGTTATTCCTATACCGTCTTCATTAACATTATTGAAGATGCTACTGTTTCTAATGTTAACTATGCCTGAACCAGCAGTATATAAACCTGATCCTCCGAGGTTGTTATTTACAAGGCATCGATTCATGTAAAGGCTACCATTGTTGTAAATAACTCCACCATACTTTGCGGCTTGACTATTTACAAAGACACAATGGTTTAGAGTAAGAGTACCTCTATTATTTTCTAAAGCTGCACCATTGATAGGTTTAAACATGTTTTGGAATATTATGTTGTTAAAAGTTGCTTTAAATCCGGGATTTACTACAAATCCCCATCTAATTCCATGACCGTCAGTGATGGCCCTTCCTCCATAGAAAACGTC
This sequence is a window from Methanobacterium sp. SMA-27. Protein-coding genes within it:
- a CDS encoding DUF11 domain-containing protein, with the translated sequence MSATVDHQQVTTEIYIKPQARVVMSIKSNSPAHVGGIGQFIVTLTNYGPDIAYRIIVQEHNLLPDFIHELSEGCYDIFHHRWTVFQLKNGETVTLTAYRIMNKEDLKFNWYDNVTESQFTHNPKPITRQTSLIKTRTAAEISMTKTSNGSVHVGQTGTFTITLKNNGPNDATFVLVRDPFRAGFTYTPSIGSYDRATGIWCIDKLANRATATLTISKVMSPTDVGTIHNIAYETQDTYNPSPITPQTASLTVNPVAHVVMTKTSNGPVHVGETGTFTITLTNNGPNDATNVLVRDPYITGFIYLPSTGSYNFATGIWTISRLANGATATLTITKHTMAPSEEGIIHNTASETQTTYNPTPITPQTASLTVNPVAHVIMTKTSNGPVHVGQTGTFTITLTNNGPNDATHVLVTDPFRAGFTYTPSIGSYNPRTGIWTISRLLNGATATLTINKVMSTNDIGIIHNTASETQTTYNPTPITPQTASLTVNPSANVIMTKTNNGPVHVGQTGTFTITLTNHGPNEALNVLITDPYIAGFTYRPSTGSYNFATGIWTISRLAHGATATLTITKVMSPTDVGTIHNTASETQTTFNPTPITPQTANLVVNPVAHVIMTKTSNGPVHVGQRGTFTITLTNNGPNEATNVLVSDPYITGFTYTPSIGTYNRETGIWTISRLANGATATLTISKHMAGSDVGIIHNTASETQTTYNPTPITPQTANLTISPTAHVIMTKTSNGPVNIGQTGIFTITLTNHGPNSAQNVQVTDAIPSGFKLGSLSMGTYDGNIWTIPSLANGESATLTFNRVMITDDGGTTKTNTASETQATYNPTPITPQTATLYIYNVKLSIKKTSNKTNYNAGDSVVYNIDVKNNGPDTAKNLIVTDTLKSGLTYVSSTLGGHYNALTRTVTWNLASLTSGLHFLPSFTATVNKGTQGHTITNTVSAYNNEIKTPIISTPANIKVNKAVLSIKKTSNKTKYNTGNSVIYNIDVKNNGPDTATNIIVTDTLPTGMTFVSSTRGGVWDSAKRTITWNIDNLARGAHFTAMVTAKIKTQGGKTLKNRIQAIDKQMENPVSATSSVHVKKCSLYVKVSPTLINTRVGKTFTITYKVGNKGPDEANNVVMTFVIPKV
- a CDS encoding right-handed parallel beta-helix repeat-containing protein, whose product is MQKHIKKAQLIVFMLIFTLIAMGTVSAADNLSDNSVTCINHTTFTQNTQNITNVAKKSKNQSINKTKSSNTSKDPQIWNNGVPVSRGGHSAGYNWGTIQNAVNNALSGDTIMLENGCTFSGDGNTQITLSKNLNFDVFYGGRAITDGHGIRWGFVVNPGFKATFNNIIFQNMFKPINGAALENNRGTLTLNHCVFVNSQAAKYGGVIYNNGSLYMNRCLVNNNLGGSGLYTAGSGIVNIRNSSIFNNVNEDGIGITVESGNPTITGNNIYGNFWRGIYIKGGNAVISNNNIHNNGHGTRNGDGIWINGGNPVITSNNIRNNSEDGIHIDRSSKDNSNSNKLNIHYNSIVDNGKWGLHVVNHVYVNAIHNWWGTNSPNYVRQILDPIILRIYLNNMRVLVNNMFHGILTCI